GGCCCAGGAGTACCGCGGCTACATCGAGTACCTCCAGCACCTCGGCTACCTGACGCGCGAGGTGGAGGACCTCGAGCTCGAGGAGCTGCAGGGCGTCCACGGCCTCCGCGCGCTCCGCGTGACGGTGGATCTCAAGAACGCGCGGATCGAGCGGACAGTGCCGCTCCGCGACGTCCAGGCCGCGGCCGGCGCGTCGCCGAACTAGCAGGGCGAGCTAGAGGTAGACCGCCTTCATCAGCGCCGCGGGGTAGCGCAGGCCCGCGGCGGCGCCCGCGGGCACGACCGCGGAGATCCGCTGCACGTCCTCGGCGATGAGCTTCACGTCCGTCGCGCCGGCGTTCTCCTCGAGCCGCTCCCGGCGCTTCGTCCCGGGGATCGGGACGACGTCCGGTCCCAGCGCCAGCAGCCACGCGAGCGCGAGCTGGCCCGGCGTGCAGCCCTTCTCCTTCGCGATCGCCTCGATCCGGAGCACGAGCTCGACGTTCTTCGCCAGATTCTCGTCGTGGAACCTCGGGTGGGCCCGGCGGCGGTCGTCCTCCGGAAGATCGGCGGCGCTGTGGACGCCGCCGGCGAGGAGGCTCCGGCCGAGCGGCGCGTACGCGACGAACGAGATGCCGAGCTCGCGGAGCGTGGGGCGCGTCTCCTCGGCCTCGGTGCGGTAGAGCAGCGAGAACTCGCTCTGGAGCGCGCTGATCGGGTGGACCGCGTGGGCGCGCCGGACGGTCGCGGGCGCCGCCTCGGAGAGCCCGAGGAAGCGCGCCTTGCCCTGCTGGACGAGCTTCGCCATCGCGCCCACGGTGTCCTCGATCGGCACGCTCGGGTCCACTCGGTGCTGGTAGTAGAGGTCGATCGTGTCCACGCCGAGGCGCCGCAGGCTCGCGTCGCACGCCTGCAGGACGTACTCGGGCTTGCCGTTGACGCCGGGGGTGCCGTCGGGCTGGCGCAGGTTGCCGAACTTGGTCGCGAGCACGACCTTGTCGCGTCGCCCCCGGAGCGCCTTGCCGAGCAACTCCTCGTTGTGGCCCCAGCCGTACATGTCCGAGGAGTCGAGGAAGTTCACGCCGAGGTCGATCGCCCGGTGGATGACCGCGATCGACTCCGCGTCGTCGCCCTTGCCGTACGCGCCGGACATGGACATGCAGCCGAGGCCGACGGCCGAGACCCTGAGCGTGCTGTTGCCGAGCGTTCGATAGTGCACTGGGCCCTCCGTGAGGCGGATTGTAGCGCAAAGAGGTAGGATAGGACGCCATGAGCGACTATCACCTGAACAAGCTCCTCTTCGACACGGCCGGCCGGCACAAGATGGTCGAGTCGATCGCCGACGAGGCGGAGCTCGCCCCCTACGACCTGACCGCCGAGGAGCGCGAGGCGCTGCGCGACGGCGACCTCGCGCGGCTCTACGAGCTCGGCGCCAACCCGTACCTGATCCGCCGGGTCTTCCGCCCGCGGTTCAAGATCTGAGGCCCCGGCCGTGGGCGCGATCGTCGCCGGCTGCCTGACATCGCACGCGCCGAACATCACCGCGAAGCCGGTGATCGCCGATCCGGCGCAGCGCGTCCGCTTCGTCGCGGGCCTCGAGGAGATGCGACGGCGGCTCCGCGCCGCGAGGCCAGACGTACTCGTGGTCTTCGCGAACGACCACCTCCAGAACTTCTTCTACGACAACATGCCGGCCGTCTGCGTCGGCGTCGCGGAGCGC
This genomic window from Candidatus Methylomirabilota bacterium contains:
- a CDS encoding aldo/keto reductase produces the protein MHYRTLGNSTLRVSAVGLGCMSMSGAYGKGDDAESIAVIHRAIDLGVNFLDSSDMYGWGHNEELLGKALRGRRDKVVLATKFGNLRQPDGTPGVNGKPEYVLQACDASLRRLGVDTIDLYYQHRVDPSVPIEDTVGAMAKLVQQGKARFLGLSEAAPATVRRAHAVHPISALQSEFSLLYRTEAEETRPTLRELGISFVAYAPLGRSLLAGGVHSAADLPEDDRRRAHPRFHDENLAKNVELVLRIEAIAKEKGCTPGQLALAWLLALGPDVVPIPGTKRRERLEENAGATDVKLIAEDVQRISAVVPAGAAAGLRYPAALMKAVYL